The genomic DNA CGCGCCACGCCGGCCGCGCGGAGGCCGCGCTCGCGCGGCTCCAGGACGTGGCGCGGCGCGGCGGCAACGTCTTCGACGAGCTGCTCGAGACGGCGAAGGTCGCGAGCCTCGGGCAGATCAGCGACGCGCTCTTCGAGGTCGGGGGGCGCTACCGGCGCTCGATGTGAGGCGGGCTTCGGCGCGGCGCGCGGCTAGACTGCGCCCGCCCTGGAGGCCCGGCCCCGGGAGCCGACGGCCCGCCGAGCGCGGCGCCCGCACCGAGAGCGGAGGCGCGGCGCGCGAGGCACACCGAGGAGAAGGAACGATGAGCGCGATGCGCGCGGATCTCGAGACGTGGAAGGAGCTCGCGGCGAAGGAGCTCCGCGGCAAGGCCGCCGACGAGCTCGTCTGGACGAGCCCCGACGGCATCCGCATCAAGGCGCTGTACACCGCCGCCGACCTCGAAGGTCTCGAGACGATCGACACCATTCCGGGCCTCTTCCCGTTCCTGCGCGGCCCGCGCGCGACGATGTACGCGAACCGGCCGTGGACGCTGCGCCAGTACGCCGGCTTCTCGACCGCCGAGGAGTCGAACGCGTTCTACAAGGCGAACCTCGCGGGCGGACAGCAGGGCCTCTCGGTCGCCTTCGACCTCGCGACCCACCGCGGCTACGACAGCGACCACCCGCGCGTCGTCGGCGACGTCGGCAAGGCGGGCGTCGCGATCGACTCCGTCGAGGACATGAAGATCCTCTTCGACGGCATCCCGCTCCAGGACGTGACCGTGTCGATGACGATGAACGGCGCCGTGCTGCCCGTGCTCGCGTGCTTCGTCGTCGCGGGCGAGGAGCAGGGCGTCCCGCAGGAGCGCCTCGCCGGGACCATCCAGAACGACATCCTCAAGGAGTTCATGGTCCGCAACACGTACATCTATCCGCCCGAGCCGAGCATGCGGATCGTGGCCGACATCATCGCGCACACGGCCGTGCACATGCCGAAGTTCAACTCGATCTCGATCAGCGGCTACCACATGCAGGAGGCGGGCGCGACGACGGTCCAGGAGCTCGCCTACACGATCGCCGACGGGCTCGAGTACGTGCGCGCCGCCACCGCGAAGGGGCTCGACGTCGACGCCTTCGCGGGCCGGCTCTCGTTCTTCTGGTGCATCGGGATGAACTTCTATCTCGAGATCGCCAAGATGCGGGCCGCGCGGCGGCTGTGGGCCGAGGAGATGAAGGCGCTCGGCGCGAAGAAGCCCGGCTCGATGATGCTGCGCACGCACTGCCAGACGTCGGGCGCGTCGCTCACCGAGCAGGACCCGATGAACAACGTCGTGCGCACGACGATCGAGGCGATGGCCGCGGTCTTCGGCGGTACCCAGTCGCTGCACACGAACGGCTACGACGAGGCGGTGAGCCTGCCGACCGACACGGCCGCTCGCGTCGCGCGCAACACGCAGCTGATCCTCCAGGAGGAGTCGGGCATCCCGGCGGTCGTCGACCCGTGGGGCGGCTCGTACTTCATGGAGAACCTCACCGAGACGGTCTACCGCGAGGCGCGCAAGGTGCTCGCGGAGGTCGAGTCGGCCGGCGGGATGACCAAGGCGATCGTGCAGGGCATCCCGAAGCTGCGCATCGAGGAGGCGGCGACGCGGCGGCAGGCGCGCATCGACAGCGGCGACGACGTGATCGTCGGCGTCAACAAGTACCGGCTCGCGAAGGAAGACGCGATCGAGATCCGCGACATCGACAACACGGCCGTGCGCGAGGCGCAGGTCGCGCGTCTCGAGCGGATCCGCGCGTCGCGCGACGGCGCGGCCGTCGAGCGTGCGCTCGCGCGCCTCGAGGAGCTCGCGCGCTCCGGCGAGGGCAACCTGCTCGCCGCGGCGATCGACGCCGCGCGCGTGCGCGCGACCGTGGGCGAGATCTCGGCCGCGCTCGAGACCGTCTACACGCGACACCGCGCCGAGGTGCGGTCGATCTCGGGCGTGTACAGCAAGGCGTACCAGGGCGACGGCGACTTCGAGCGCGTGCGCGCGGACGTCGCGGCCTTCGCCGCCGAGGAGGGCCGGCAGCCGCGCATGCTCGTCGTGAAGCTCGGCCAGGACGGACACGACCGCGGCATGAAGGTGATCGCGACCGCCTTCGCCGACACGGGCTTCGACGTCGACATCGGGCCGCTCTTCCAGACGCCGGCCGAGGCCG from Myxococcota bacterium includes the following:
- the scpA gene encoding methylmalonyl-CoA mutase; translation: MSAMRADLETWKELAAKELRGKAADELVWTSPDGIRIKALYTAADLEGLETIDTIPGLFPFLRGPRATMYANRPWTLRQYAGFSTAEESNAFYKANLAGGQQGLSVAFDLATHRGYDSDHPRVVGDVGKAGVAIDSVEDMKILFDGIPLQDVTVSMTMNGAVLPVLACFVVAGEEQGVPQERLAGTIQNDILKEFMVRNTYIYPPEPSMRIVADIIAHTAVHMPKFNSISISGYHMQEAGATTVQELAYTIADGLEYVRAATAKGLDVDAFAGRLSFFWCIGMNFYLEIAKMRAARRLWAEEMKALGAKKPGSMMLRTHCQTSGASLTEQDPMNNVVRTTIEAMAAVFGGTQSLHTNGYDEAVSLPTDTAARVARNTQLILQEESGIPAVVDPWGGSYFMENLTETVYREARKVLAEVESAGGMTKAIVQGIPKLRIEEAATRRQARIDSGDDVIVGVNKYRLAKEDAIEIRDIDNTAVREAQVARLERIRASRDGAAVERALARLEELARSGEGNLLAAAIDAARVRATVGEISAALETVYTRHRAEVRSISGVYSKAYQGDGDFERVRADVAAFAAEEGRQPRMLVVKLGQDGHDRGMKVIATAFADTGFDVDIGPLFQTPAEAARMAVDNDVHVVGVSSQAAGHKTLVPLLVEELRKAGASDVAVVVGGVIPPSDYEFLRANGAAAVFGPGTPIPKAAGEVLAVLRRRRAA